A DNA window from Sylvia atricapilla isolate bSylAtr1 chromosome 6, bSylAtr1.pri, whole genome shotgun sequence contains the following coding sequences:
- the CPT1A gene encoding carnitine O-palmitoyltransferase 1, liver isoform isoform X2, whose amino-acid sequence MTLVKLFSGRKPMLYSFQTSLPRLPVPAVKDTVNRYLESVRPLMDDEKFKQMEGLAKDFAFNLGPRLQWYLKLKSWWATNYVSDWWEEYIYLRGRGPIMVNSNYFAMDFLSLCPTTLQAARAGNVIHAILLYQKKLDRQEIKPILLMGSTVPLCSAQWERMFNTSRIPGEESDTLQHVKDSKHIVVYHKGRYFKVWLYHDGRLLRPREIEQQIQRILDDNSEPQPGEEKLAALTAGDRVPWAKARQAYFSCGKNKQSLDAVEKAAFFVTLDDFEQGYKKEDPVRSLDAYAKSLIHGRCYDRWFDKTFTLIIFKNGKMGLNAEHSWADAPIVGHLWENVMATEYLELGYSVDGHCRGDTNPNIPIPTKLQWEIPEECQEVIEKSLSTAVALADDVDFCSFYFDTFGKGLIKKVKTSPDAFVQLALQLAHYRDMGKFSLTYEASMTRLFREGRTETVRSCTVESCRFVQAMEDPTENRENTLKFFRQAAAKHQHLYRLAMTGAGIDRHLFCLYVVSKYLAVDSPFLKEVLSEPWRLSTSQTPQQYIDLKKNPEMLSSGGGFGPVADDGYGVSYIILGENSIHFHVSSKISCSETDSHRFGKNIQKALVDIMGLFNLSKNCTK is encoded by the exons ATG ACCCTTGTAAAACTTTTCTCAGGGCGTAAACCCATGTTATACAGTTTCCAGACATCTTTACCACGATTGCCAGTTCCAGCTGTCAAAGACACAGTTAATAGG TATCTGGAGTCAGTTCGACCACTTATGGATGATGAAAAGTTCAAACAAATGGAAGGTCTTGCCAaagattttgcatttaatttggGACCAAGGCTTCAGTGGTATTTGAAGCTAAAATCCTGGTGGGCCACCAATTAT gttAGTGATTGGTGGGAAGAATATATCTACCTTAGAGGGCGTGGACCAATTATGGTTAATAGTAACTATTTTGCAATG GACTTCCTTTCTTTATGTCCCACAACCCTGCAGGCAGCTAGAGCTGGTAATGTTATCCATGCCATCCTGCTCTATCAGAAAAAACTGGACAGGCAAGAAATCAAGCCA ATTCTTCTGATGGGATCTACTGTTCCACTCTGCTCAGCTCAGTGGGAAAGGATGTTCAATACTTCCCGTATCCCAGGAGAGGAATCAG ATACTCTCCAGCATGTGAAAGACAGCAAACACATTGTTGTGTATCACAAGGGCCGTTACTTCAAAGTGTGGCTGTACCATGATGGCAGATTGTTGAGGCCCCGAGAAATTGAACAGCAAATACAGAGAATTCTTGATGATAATTCAGAACCTCAGCCTGGTGAAGAGAAACTTGCAGCTCTTACTGCAGGAGATAG agtaCCATGGGCTAAGGCTCGACAGGCTTATTTTAGCTGTGGGAAGAACAAACAGTCCTTAGATGCCGTTGAAAAAGCGGCATTTTTTGTGACATTGGATGACTTTGAGCAGGGGTACAAGAAGGAAGACCCGGTGAGATCACTGGATGCATATGCCAAATCACTGATCCATGGCAGGTGTTATGACAG GTGGTTTGATAAGACATTCACTCTTATAATATTCAAAAATGGCAAAATGGGTCTGAATGCAGAGCACTCCTGGGCAGATGCTCCTATTGTTGGACACCTGTGGGAG AATGTGATGGCAACTGAGTATCTTGAACTGGGCTATTCTGTAGATGGACATTGCAGAGGAGATACCAATCCAAATATTCCTATTCCTACCAAACTGCAGTGGGAAATTCCAGAAGAA tgCCAAGAAGTGATTGAGAAGTCTCTGAGTACTGCTGTAGCTCTGGCAGATGATGTGGACttctgttcattttattttgatactTTTGGGAAAGGACTAATAAAGAAAGTGAAAACCAGCCCTGATGCCTTTGTGCAACTTGCCCTGCAGCTTGCTCACTATCGG GACATGGGAAAGTTTTCTTTAACGTATGAAGCGTCCATGACCCGCCTGTTCCGGGAAGGCAGGACGGAAACGGTTCGCTCGTGCACTGTGGAGTCCTGTCGCTTTGTTCAAGCCATGGAGGACCCAACCGAAAAC agaGAAAACACGCTGAAGTTCTTTCGGCAGGCAGCTGCCAAACATCAGCACTTGTATCGCCTTGCCATGACTGGGGCCGGCATTGACCGCCACCTCTTCTGCCTCTACGTCGTGTCCAAGTACCTCGCTGTAGATTCTCCTTTCCTCAAGGAA GTTTTGTCAGAACCTTGGAGGCTGTCAACAAGTCAGACACCACAGCAATACATTGATCTGAAGAAGAACCCGGAGATGTTATCCTCTGGTGGAGGGTTTGGACCG
- the CPT1A gene encoding carnitine O-palmitoyltransferase 1, liver isoform isoform X1 — translation MAEAHQAVAFQFTVTPDGIDLRMSHEALKQIYLSGVYSWKKKFIRFKNGIITGVYPASPSSWFIVVVGVMSTMYAKIDPSLGIIAKINRTLDTTGYMSNQTQNIVSGVLFGTGLWVALIVTMRYSLKMLLSYHGWIFSEHGKLSAGTKFWMTLVKLFSGRKPMLYSFQTSLPRLPVPAVKDTVNRYLESVRPLMDDEKFKQMEGLAKDFAFNLGPRLQWYLKLKSWWATNYVSDWWEEYIYLRGRGPIMVNSNYFAMDFLSLCPTTLQAARAGNVIHAILLYQKKLDRQEIKPILLMGSTVPLCSAQWERMFNTSRIPGEESDTLQHVKDSKHIVVYHKGRYFKVWLYHDGRLLRPREIEQQIQRILDDNSEPQPGEEKLAALTAGDRVPWAKARQAYFSCGKNKQSLDAVEKAAFFVTLDDFEQGYKKEDPVRSLDAYAKSLIHGRCYDRWFDKTFTLIIFKNGKMGLNAEHSWADAPIVGHLWENVMATEYLELGYSVDGHCRGDTNPNIPIPTKLQWEIPEECQEVIEKSLSTAVALADDVDFCSFYFDTFGKGLIKKVKTSPDAFVQLALQLAHYRDMGKFSLTYEASMTRLFREGRTETVRSCTVESCRFVQAMEDPTENRENTLKFFRQAAAKHQHLYRLAMTGAGIDRHLFCLYVVSKYLAVDSPFLKEVLSEPWRLSTSQTPQQYIDLKKNPEMLSSGGGFGPVADDGYGVSYIILGENSIHFHVSSKISCSETDSHRFGKNIQKALVDIMGLFNLSKNCTK, via the exons ATGGCGGAAGCTCATCAGGCAGTAGCTTTTCAATTTACAGTAACTCCAGATGGGATTGACCTGCGTATGAGCCATGAGGCACTCAAACAGATTTACCTGTCTGGTGTCTATTCATGGAAGAAGAAGTTCATCAGATTCAAG aatggAATTATCACTGGCGTTTATCCTGCTAGCCCATCTAGCTGGTTTATTGTAGTTGTGGGTGTGATGTCAACCATGTACGCCAAAATTGATCCTTCCTTAGGAATAATAGCCAAGATCAATCGAACACTCGATACAAC tgGCTATATGTCAAACCAAACACAGAACATTGTGAGTGGAGTACTTTTTGGCACAGGGCTTTGGGTTGCCCTTATCGTCACAATGCGCTACTCCCTGAAAATGCTGCTCTCCTACCATGGTTGGATATTCTCTGAACATGGCAAGCTTTCTGCTGGCACTAAGTTTTGGATG ACCCTTGTAAAACTTTTCTCAGGGCGTAAACCCATGTTATACAGTTTCCAGACATCTTTACCACGATTGCCAGTTCCAGCTGTCAAAGACACAGTTAATAGG TATCTGGAGTCAGTTCGACCACTTATGGATGATGAAAAGTTCAAACAAATGGAAGGTCTTGCCAaagattttgcatttaatttggGACCAAGGCTTCAGTGGTATTTGAAGCTAAAATCCTGGTGGGCCACCAATTAT gttAGTGATTGGTGGGAAGAATATATCTACCTTAGAGGGCGTGGACCAATTATGGTTAATAGTAACTATTTTGCAATG GACTTCCTTTCTTTATGTCCCACAACCCTGCAGGCAGCTAGAGCTGGTAATGTTATCCATGCCATCCTGCTCTATCAGAAAAAACTGGACAGGCAAGAAATCAAGCCA ATTCTTCTGATGGGATCTACTGTTCCACTCTGCTCAGCTCAGTGGGAAAGGATGTTCAATACTTCCCGTATCCCAGGAGAGGAATCAG ATACTCTCCAGCATGTGAAAGACAGCAAACACATTGTTGTGTATCACAAGGGCCGTTACTTCAAAGTGTGGCTGTACCATGATGGCAGATTGTTGAGGCCCCGAGAAATTGAACAGCAAATACAGAGAATTCTTGATGATAATTCAGAACCTCAGCCTGGTGAAGAGAAACTTGCAGCTCTTACTGCAGGAGATAG agtaCCATGGGCTAAGGCTCGACAGGCTTATTTTAGCTGTGGGAAGAACAAACAGTCCTTAGATGCCGTTGAAAAAGCGGCATTTTTTGTGACATTGGATGACTTTGAGCAGGGGTACAAGAAGGAAGACCCGGTGAGATCACTGGATGCATATGCCAAATCACTGATCCATGGCAGGTGTTATGACAG GTGGTTTGATAAGACATTCACTCTTATAATATTCAAAAATGGCAAAATGGGTCTGAATGCAGAGCACTCCTGGGCAGATGCTCCTATTGTTGGACACCTGTGGGAG AATGTGATGGCAACTGAGTATCTTGAACTGGGCTATTCTGTAGATGGACATTGCAGAGGAGATACCAATCCAAATATTCCTATTCCTACCAAACTGCAGTGGGAAATTCCAGAAGAA tgCCAAGAAGTGATTGAGAAGTCTCTGAGTACTGCTGTAGCTCTGGCAGATGATGTGGACttctgttcattttattttgatactTTTGGGAAAGGACTAATAAAGAAAGTGAAAACCAGCCCTGATGCCTTTGTGCAACTTGCCCTGCAGCTTGCTCACTATCGG GACATGGGAAAGTTTTCTTTAACGTATGAAGCGTCCATGACCCGCCTGTTCCGGGAAGGCAGGACGGAAACGGTTCGCTCGTGCACTGTGGAGTCCTGTCGCTTTGTTCAAGCCATGGAGGACCCAACCGAAAAC agaGAAAACACGCTGAAGTTCTTTCGGCAGGCAGCTGCCAAACATCAGCACTTGTATCGCCTTGCCATGACTGGGGCCGGCATTGACCGCCACCTCTTCTGCCTCTACGTCGTGTCCAAGTACCTCGCTGTAGATTCTCCTTTCCTCAAGGAA GTTTTGTCAGAACCTTGGAGGCTGTCAACAAGTCAGACACCACAGCAATACATTGATCTGAAGAAGAACCCGGAGATGTTATCCTCTGGTGGAGGGTTTGGACCG